A part of Candida albicans SC5314 chromosome 2, complete sequence genomic DNA contains:
- a CDS encoding uncharacterized protein (Ortholog(s) have role in positive regulation of DNA-templated transcription, elongation, positive regulation of transcription from RNA polymerase I promoter, positive regulation of translational fidelity, protein phosphorylation) gives MDSFDAANQLLQMLRSLSPQLQHLSKAVYFALKNSDKEDYLLPTILDVINDKQLPTSIKANILQFVDLLINESLSSDKYKQAYVQGLKDNLPLIITQVTDNKSNLYSTYLSLFNISQHFKMDCHGFVSQFDSNMLTDKDIDLIKRNEEFTKSDINDDEPLVRAWKILLQCKHECQFERAKLLEHSEYIDDIVDEDSLFSIREKSNPSTTLLSKRQILVRMEDDREAHKRSKENFWVVNRDKEKGNHITEDEFVNHYWNKFQPLNDQENKEFLNSLQELNVIVENSYKDKY, from the coding sequence ATGGATTCGTTCGATGCTGCTAACCAATTGCTACAAATGCTCCGTAGCTTGTCGCCACAACTACAACATTTAAGTAAAGCAGTGTATTTTGCATTAAAAAATTCCGACAAAGAAGATTACTTATTGCCAACAATATTAGATGTGATAAACGACAAACAATTGCCTACAAGCATTAAAGCAAATATACTACAATTTGTTGACTtgttaataaatgaatcaCTTAGCCTGGATAAGTATAAACAAGCATATGTACAGGGCTTGAAAGATAATTTGCCCTTGATTATAACTCAAGTAACCGACAACAAATCCAATTTATACAGCACTTATTTGAGTTTATTTAATATATCTCAACACTTTAAAATGGATTGTCATGGGTTTGTTTCCCAATTTGACTCCAATATGTTAACGGataaagatattgatttgataaagAGGAATGAAGAGTTTACCAAATCCGACATTAACGACGACGAGCCGTTGGTGCGAGCATGGAAAATACTCTTGCAATGCAAACATGAATGTCAATTTGAAAGAGCTAAACTATTAGAGCATTCAGAATACATCgatgatattgttgatgaagatcTGTTGTTCAGTATTCGAGAGAAATCAAACCCTTCAACGACTTTGTTGTCCAAACGTCAGATTCTTGTCCGCATGGAGGATGATAGAGAAGCACACAAACGGTCGAAAGAGAATTTCTGGGTAGTCAATCGAGACAAAGAAAAGGGCAACCACATCACCGAAGACGAGTTTGTTAATCATTACTGGAACAAGTTCCAGCCGTTAAACGACcaagaaaacaaagaatttCTCAACTCGTTGCAAGAATTGAATGTGATTGTGGAAAATAGCTATAAAGACAAGTACTAA
- the TIF11 gene encoding Tif11p (Translation initiation factor eIF1a; possibly transcriptionally regulated upon hyphal formation; genes encoding ribosomal subunits, translation factors, and tRNA synthetases are downregulated upon phagocytosis by murine macrophage): MGKSSGKGKGGKNRRRGKNVNSGQKRELIYKEEGQEYAQITKMLGNGRIEVSCFDGIKRMGHIRGKLRKKVWMGQGDIILVSLRDFQDDQCDVVHKYNSDEARTLKNVGELPENAKINETDTFGADDDEEVNFEFGGADEDESEEDEELDIDDI; this comes from the coding sequence atGGGTAAATCATCCGGTAAAGGAAAAGGAGGtaaaaatagaagaagaggaaagAATGTCAACAGTGGacaaaaaagagaattaaTCTATAAAGAAGAGGGCCAAGAATATGCTCAAATCACTAAAATGTTAGGTAATGGTAGAATCGAAGTAAGTTGTTTCGATGGTATTAAAAGAATGGGTCACATTAGAGGAAAATTGAGAAAGAAGGTGTGGATGGGACAAGGTGATATTATTTTGGTGTCGTTGAGAGATTTCCAGGACGACCAATGTGATGTTGTCCACAAGTACAACTCTGATGAAGCCAGAACATTGAAGAATGTTGGTGAATTGCCTGAAAATGCCAAGATTAATGAAACTGATACCTTTGGtgctgatgatgatgaagaggTCAATTTCGAATTCGGTGGAGCcgatgaagatgaatcTGAAGAGGATGAAGAGT